In a genomic window of Phragmites australis chromosome 14, lpPhrAust1.1, whole genome shotgun sequence:
- the LOC133891159 gene encoding uncharacterized protein LOC133891159 isoform X1 — MAKLQPLPSPLATLPLLCLLVLAAPPPALSRSAPGNAVDGSSIHKLLKDHGLPGGLLPRGVESYTMDESNGLLEARLSAPCYAKYDDGELAYFDTVVRGNLSMRALRGVEGLAQEELFVWFPVKGILVDDKEAGVIQFDIGYAHKRLSRSLFEEPPDCKPSAAAGMGAVDAARWKDRQDRPSGFSVLVSTSIRWNSIPRSHPFA; from the exons ATGGCCAAGCTCCAGCCTTTACCCTCCCCGCTCGCCACGCTCCCCCTCCTGTGCCTCCTCGTgctcgccgcgccgccgcccgcgctctCCCGCTCCGCTCCAGGAAACGCCGTCGACGGCAGCTCGATACACAAGCTCCTGAAGGATCACGGCCTCCCCGGTGGCCTGCTCCCGCGAGGCGTGGAGTCGTACACCATGGACGAGTCGAACGGGCTGCTGGAGGCGCGGCTGTCGGCGCCGTGCTACGCCAAATACGACGACGGCGAGCTGGCCTACTTCGACACCGTGGTTCGCGGCAACCTCAGCATGAGAGCGCTCCGCGGCGTGGAGGGTCTCGCCCAGGAGGAGCTCTTCGTATGGTTCCCCGTCAAGGGGATCCTCGTCGACGATAAGGAGGCCGGGGTCATTCAGTTCGACATCGGCTACGCGCACAAGAGGCTCTCCAGGTCGCTCTTCGAGGAGCCGCCGGACTGCAAGCCGTCGGCCGCCGCCGGGATGGGCGCCGTCGACGCCGCCAGGTGGAAGGACAGGCAAG ATAGACCATCTGGTTTCTCGGTGCTTGTTTCGACGTCTATTCGATGGAATTCTATCCCAAGGTCCCATCCATTCGCGTGA
- the LOC133891159 gene encoding uncharacterized protein LOC133891159 isoform X2: MAKLQPLPSPLATLPLLCLLVLAAPPPALSRSAPGNAVDGSSIHKLLKDHGLPGGLLPRGVESYTMDESNGLLEARLSAPCYAKYDDGELAYFDTVVRGNLSMRALRGVEGLAQEELFVWFPVKGILVDDKEAGVIQFDIGYAHKRLSRSLFEEPPDCKPSAAAGMGAVDAARWKDRQGVPGLRLRRKVGDGHRQNQR; encoded by the coding sequence ATGGCCAAGCTCCAGCCTTTACCCTCCCCGCTCGCCACGCTCCCCCTCCTGTGCCTCCTCGTgctcgccgcgccgccgcccgcgctctCCCGCTCCGCTCCAGGAAACGCCGTCGACGGCAGCTCGATACACAAGCTCCTGAAGGATCACGGCCTCCCCGGTGGCCTGCTCCCGCGAGGCGTGGAGTCGTACACCATGGACGAGTCGAACGGGCTGCTGGAGGCGCGGCTGTCGGCGCCGTGCTACGCCAAATACGACGACGGCGAGCTGGCCTACTTCGACACCGTGGTTCGCGGCAACCTCAGCATGAGAGCGCTCCGCGGCGTGGAGGGTCTCGCCCAGGAGGAGCTCTTCGTATGGTTCCCCGTCAAGGGGATCCTCGTCGACGATAAGGAGGCCGGGGTCATTCAGTTCGACATCGGCTACGCGCACAAGAGGCTCTCCAGGTCGCTCTTCGAGGAGCCGCCGGACTGCAAGCCGTCGGCCGCCGCCGGGATGGGCGCCGTCGACGCCGCCAGGTGGAAGGACAGGCAAG